The following proteins are encoded in a genomic region of Synechococcus sp. CBW1002:
- the purD gene encoding phosphoribosylamine--glycine ligase, whose protein sequence is MLDPAAPPSPTAPTAAGRTPRRILVVGGGGRENALGWALARCAGVEAVWVSPGNGGTAELEGCRQLAVAETDHEGLLQACAKHAVELVVVGPEAPLAAGLADRLRGAGLAVFGPGADGALLEASKRWAKTLMQEAGIPTAGHWSATSAAEALLVLEQQNRPLVVKADGLAAGKGVTVAESVAETRAAIEEAFAGRFGEAGTCLVLEERMSGPEVSVFALCDGERMVLLPPAQDHKRIGDGDTGPNTGGMGAYAPAPLLDAAALEAVRHQVLEPTLAALRQRGINYRGVIYAGLMLTAEGPSVIEYNCRFGDPECETLMPLLGPELAAVLLACAEGCLEAAPSLTIAPHCSACVIAAAGGYPGTVRQGDPIEGRPAADPHRQLFHAGSRRDADGLCRTSGGRVLAMVAQADDFDTAFELAYDGLAQVHFEGMTFRRDIGHQVRQR, encoded by the coding sequence ATGCTCGACCCGGCCGCGCCGCCCTCCCCCACTGCACCCACCGCGGCAGGCAGGACGCCCCGGCGGATCCTGGTGGTGGGCGGCGGCGGCCGCGAGAACGCCCTCGGCTGGGCCCTGGCCCGCTGTGCCGGGGTGGAGGCCGTATGGGTGAGCCCCGGCAACGGCGGCACCGCCGAGCTGGAGGGCTGCCGTCAACTGGCGGTGGCCGAGACCGACCATGAAGGCCTGCTGCAAGCCTGCGCGAAGCACGCGGTCGAGCTGGTGGTCGTGGGGCCTGAGGCTCCCCTGGCTGCGGGGCTGGCGGATCGGCTGCGCGGCGCCGGGCTGGCGGTGTTCGGCCCCGGCGCCGATGGCGCCCTGCTGGAGGCCAGCAAGCGCTGGGCCAAGACCCTGATGCAGGAGGCCGGCATCCCCACCGCTGGCCACTGGAGCGCCACCAGTGCCGCTGAGGCCCTGTTGGTTCTGGAGCAGCAGAACCGTCCCCTGGTGGTCAAGGCCGATGGCCTGGCCGCGGGGAAGGGGGTGACGGTGGCCGAAAGCGTGGCCGAGACCCGCGCCGCGATCGAGGAGGCCTTTGCCGGACGCTTCGGCGAGGCGGGCACCTGCCTGGTGCTGGAGGAGCGGATGAGCGGCCCGGAGGTTTCGGTCTTTGCCCTCTGTGACGGCGAGAGGATGGTGTTGCTCCCCCCTGCCCAGGACCACAAACGCATCGGTGACGGGGACACCGGGCCCAACACCGGCGGCATGGGCGCCTATGCGCCGGCCCCCCTGCTCGATGCCGCCGCTCTGGAGGCGGTTCGCCACCAGGTGCTGGAGCCCACCCTGGCGGCCCTGCGCCAGCGTGGCATCAACTACCGGGGCGTCATCTACGCCGGGCTGATGCTGACAGCGGAGGGGCCGAGCGTGATCGAATACAACTGCCGCTTCGGCGACCCGGAGTGCGAAACCCTGATGCCCCTGCTGGGTCCGGAACTGGCGGCGGTGCTTCTGGCCTGCGCCGAAGGCTGCCTGGAGGCAGCCCCCAGCCTCACGATCGCGCCGCACTGCAGTGCCTGCGTGATTGCTGCCGCCGGGGGCTATCCGGGCACGGTGCGCCAGGGCGATCCGATTGAGGGTCGGCCCGCCGCGGATCCGCACCGGCAGCTGTTCCATGCCGGCAGCCGCCGCGATGCGGACGGCCTCTGCCGCACCAGTGGCGGCCGGGTGCTGGCCATGGTGGCCCAGGCCGACGACTTCGACACCGCCTTCGAGCTGGCCTATGACGGACTCGCCCAGGTGCACTTTGAGGGCATGACCTTCCGCCGCGACATCGGTCATCAGGTCCGGCAGCGCTGA
- the fabZ gene encoding 3-hydroxyacyl-ACP dehydratase FabZ, translated as MPPDPSSRPLLLPSLSALASTSVVLGSEQIQGLLPHRYPFALVDRVIEHEPGRRAVAIKNVTINEPQFQGHFPGRPLMPGVLIVEAMAQVGGLIVTQMPDLPKGLFVFAGIDGVRFRRPVVPGDQLRITCELLALKRKRFGKVRAEATVDGELVCSGELMFSLVD; from the coding sequence TTGCCGCCTGATCCATCCTCACGCCCGCTGCTCCTTCCCTCCTTGTCCGCTCTCGCCTCCACGTCCGTTGTGCTCGGCAGCGAGCAGATCCAGGGTCTGCTGCCGCACCGCTATCCCTTTGCCCTGGTGGATCGCGTCATCGAGCACGAACCCGGCCGACGAGCCGTGGCGATCAAGAACGTCACGATCAATGAGCCCCAGTTTCAAGGCCACTTCCCCGGGCGCCCGCTGATGCCCGGGGTGCTGATCGTGGAGGCCATGGCCCAGGTGGGTGGCCTGATCGTCACCCAGATGCCGGATCTGCCCAAGGGGCTGTTTGTGTTCGCGGGCATTGATGGTGTGCGCTTCCGCAGGCCTGTGGTTCCCGGCGATCAGCTGCGCATCACCTGCGAACTGCTGGCCCTGAAGCGCAAGCGTTTCGGCAAGGTGCGCGCTGAGGCCACGGTCGATGGTGAACTTGTCTGTTCCGGTGAACTGATGTTCTCCTTGGTGGACTGA
- the lpxC gene encoding UDP-3-O-acyl-N-acetylglucosamine deacetylase — protein MGIWPSDYDHGWTLASSIERSGVGLHSGAEGRVRLRPSEQPGYRVGWLQHPARPSLALHPSQVCETQLCTALRLNSERLATVEHLLAALAGTGITQAEILVDGEEIPVLDGSAMPWVEAIAEAGLAPVAVPTWAPAPREPITLQQGSGFAVALPAERLHVGAAIEFPQAAIGRQVFSVALTPEVFVREVAPARTFGFRDQVDQLRAAGLIRGGDLDNALVCDGDTWLNPPLRFVDEPVRHKLLDLLGDLALAGLPRAQVFAYRGSHGLHTALAAALARAVSVAA, from the coding sequence ATGGGGATCTGGCCTTCCGATTACGACCATGGCTGGACCCTGGCCAGCAGCATCGAGCGCTCCGGTGTTGGTCTTCACAGTGGTGCTGAGGGCCGTGTGCGACTGCGGCCTTCGGAGCAGCCCGGTTACCGGGTTGGCTGGCTTCAGCATCCGGCGCGACCCAGCCTGGCGCTGCATCCTTCCCAGGTGTGTGAGACGCAGCTGTGCACGGCCCTGCGCCTGAACAGCGAGCGACTCGCCACCGTGGAACACCTCCTGGCAGCCCTGGCTGGAACAGGAATCACTCAGGCTGAAATCCTGGTGGATGGTGAGGAGATCCCCGTGCTGGATGGTTCCGCCATGCCTTGGGTGGAGGCGATCGCCGAGGCGGGGCTTGCCCCAGTCGCGGTCCCGACCTGGGCTCCCGCGCCCCGTGAGCCGATCACCCTGCAGCAGGGCAGTGGGTTTGCGGTGGCCCTGCCGGCCGAACGCCTGCATGTGGGTGCCGCCATCGAGTTCCCCCAGGCGGCCATCGGTCGCCAGGTGTTCTCCGTGGCGCTCACACCAGAGGTGTTCGTGCGCGAGGTCGCTCCAGCGCGCACCTTCGGCTTCCGTGATCAGGTGGACCAGCTGCGCGCCGCCGGCCTGATCCGTGGTGGTGATCTCGACAACGCCCTGGTCTGCGATGGCGACACGTGGCTCAACCCGCCGCTGCGCTTCGTCGACGAGCCTGTGCGCCATAAGCTCCTGGATCTGCTGGGGGATCTGGCCCTGGCGGGACTCCCCCGCGCCCAGGTGTTTGCTTACCGCGGCTCCCACGGTCTGCACACGGCCCTCGCTGCCGCCCTCGCCAGGGCGGTTTCCGTTGCCGCCTGA
- a CDS encoding BamA/TamA family outer membrane protein, producing the protein MALALAVPAGVLAGERPPAEVKEAGRIAQVAPAQEEQVPAATTSEEDRPQSSDTPEGSTTPTERSAETPEDGSETPEGGGGFPIPADALPADAVPMPADGAAPGFPQGTTAAPADPSEPRVLISEVVIEGLENHPERERLELAAYAAMATTPGSRVTRSELQTDLSAIYASGWFSDVRIQPVDGPLGVRVVVLVTANPVLEKVTIEPSTAKLPAEVVQDTFAADYGKTLNLNTLQGRMQDLQKWYADQGYSLARITGPGRVSPEGVVELMVREGSVGGVEVQFLNKEGSATNDKGEPIRGKTKPWVVTREISLKQGDVFNRRNLEDDIKRIYATGLFSDVKVTLKPVPAEPGEVVIVLGIVEQSTGSLSGGLGYSQSQGVFGQIQVQDSNLFGRAWDLAFNFTYGQFGGLADISFTDPWIKGDKYRTAFRGRLFISRDVPQVFQSQNNGNIFSVRDFYEAPGTKVAYNIDSRKNPQGKTFDSVNDAENADPRTSWFDYSGNTVLIQRIGGNLQVIRPLNGGNPFKRAPWSVVLGLNIQQVSPINFSGDSRVFGVAQQSLQNNNSKAPTDDIICLSYNCANQNQLVGVRVAATMNNLNDPRNPTSGNFLSLASEQFFSVGPDSPTFNRVRASYTHFIPVNWLKLYKGCRPKAGETADCKQALAFQFSAGTNIGQLPPYEAFCVGGSNSVRGYYDCDLGVGRSFGEATIEYRFPIFSIISGELFVDGGTTFGSQANVPGNPGGLLSKPGSGFSVGTGLIVTTPVGPLRLEVASQDFTGDWRFNLGVGWKF; encoded by the coding sequence ATGGCGCTCGCCCTGGCGGTTCCTGCCGGTGTGCTCGCAGGGGAGCGTCCTCCCGCTGAGGTGAAGGAGGCCGGTCGCATCGCTCAGGTGGCGCCTGCCCAGGAGGAACAGGTGCCTGCCGCCACGACCTCTGAGGAGGACCGGCCGCAGTCCTCCGATACCCCTGAAGGGTCCACAACACCCACTGAACGTTCGGCCGAGACCCCAGAGGATGGCTCCGAAACCCCAGAGGGTGGAGGGGGCTTCCCGATTCCCGCCGACGCCCTTCCCGCCGATGCGGTTCCCATGCCCGCCGACGGAGCTGCTCCTGGGTTTCCGCAGGGCACCACCGCGGCTCCTGCCGATCCCAGTGAGCCACGCGTGTTGATCAGCGAGGTGGTGATTGAGGGCCTTGAAAACCATCCCGAGCGCGAACGGCTCGAACTTGCCGCCTATGCGGCCATGGCCACCACCCCAGGCAGCCGAGTCACCCGCAGCGAGCTCCAGACCGATCTGTCCGCCATCTATGCCAGTGGCTGGTTCTCGGATGTGCGGATCCAGCCCGTGGATGGCCCGCTGGGGGTGAGGGTGGTGGTGCTGGTCACCGCCAACCCGGTGCTGGAGAAAGTAACCATCGAACCCAGCACGGCCAAGTTGCCGGCGGAGGTGGTTCAGGACACCTTCGCGGCTGATTACGGCAAGACCCTCAACCTCAACACCCTGCAGGGCCGCATGCAGGACCTGCAGAAGTGGTATGCCGATCAGGGTTACTCCCTGGCCCGCATCACCGGCCCCGGTCGGGTGAGTCCCGAGGGGGTGGTGGAGCTGATGGTGCGCGAGGGAAGTGTCGGTGGGGTGGAGGTGCAGTTCCTCAACAAGGAGGGCTCCGCCACCAACGACAAGGGTGAACCGATCCGCGGCAAGACCAAGCCCTGGGTGGTCACCCGGGAGATCTCCCTCAAGCAGGGGGATGTCTTCAACCGCCGCAATCTTGAAGATGACATCAAGCGCATCTATGCCACTGGCCTGTTCAGTGATGTCAAGGTGACCCTCAAGCCGGTGCCGGCTGAGCCGGGGGAGGTGGTGATCGTGCTTGGCATTGTCGAGCAGTCGACAGGTTCCCTCTCGGGCGGCCTGGGCTACAGCCAGAGCCAGGGGGTGTTCGGCCAGATCCAGGTGCAGGACTCCAACCTGTTCGGCCGTGCCTGGGATCTGGCCTTCAACTTCACCTATGGCCAGTTCGGTGGACTTGCTGACATCTCGTTCACCGATCCCTGGATCAAGGGTGACAAATACCGAACGGCTTTCCGCGGGCGGCTGTTCATCAGCCGGGATGTGCCGCAGGTGTTCCAGAGTCAGAACAACGGCAATATCTTTAGCGTGCGTGATTTCTATGAGGCTCCCGGCACGAAGGTGGCCTACAATATCGATTCGAGGAAGAACCCTCAGGGGAAGACGTTCGATTCAGTTAACGACGCTGAAAATGCCGATCCGAGAACCAGCTGGTTCGACTACTCCGGCAACACCGTCCTGATCCAGCGGATCGGTGGAAATCTCCAGGTGATTCGTCCGCTTAATGGAGGCAACCCCTTCAAGCGAGCTCCCTGGAGTGTCGTGCTTGGTCTCAATATCCAGCAGGTCTCGCCGATCAACTTCTCAGGCGATTCGCGTGTGTTTGGTGTGGCCCAGCAATCGTTGCAGAACAACAATAGCAAGGCTCCAACCGACGATATTATCTGCCTCTCTTACAATTGTGCCAACCAGAATCAGTTGGTTGGGGTCCGCGTGGCTGCCACGATGAATAACCTCAATGATCCCCGTAATCCCACTTCGGGGAATTTTCTCAGCCTGGCCAGTGAACAGTTTTTCTCGGTGGGTCCCGATTCCCCCACCTTCAATCGGGTGCGGGCCAGCTACACCCACTTCATCCCCGTCAACTGGCTGAAGTTGTATAAGGGCTGCCGCCCCAAGGCCGGTGAAACCGCCGATTGCAAGCAGGCTCTCGCCTTCCAGTTCAGTGCCGGCACTAACATTGGTCAGCTACCTCCCTACGAAGCTTTCTGTGTTGGTGGCTCCAACTCGGTGCGGGGCTACTACGACTGTGATCTGGGCGTGGGCCGCAGCTTCGGTGAGGCCACGATCGAATACCGCTTCCCGATCTTCAGCATTATCAGTGGCGAGCTGTTTGTCGATGGCGGCACCACCTTCGGCAGTCAGGCCAATGTGCCGGGCAACCCCGGCGGCCTGCTCAGTAAACCCGGCAGCGGCTTCTCGGTCGGTACGGGCCTGATCGTCACCACGCCGGTGGGGCCGCTCCGTCTGGAGGTGGCCAGCCAGGATTTCACCGGCGATTGGCGCTTCAACCTGGGTGTGGGCTGGAAGTTCTGA
- the msrA gene encoding peptide-methionine (S)-S-oxide reductase MsrA, which yields MAQAATQEAVFAGGCFWCLEHDLETQPGVLEAVSGYSGGSLAQPTYKRVSAGGTGHQESVLVRFDDRRISYATLLRAFWRNVDPFDRGGQFCDRGDSYRPVIFTKGAEQANLAQASLKAAAAELGRPVSALKVEIKPLQRFWPAEGYHQNYADRNAVKYNYYRWSCGRDRRLDAVWGKRARGSSAWSSR from the coding sequence ATGGCCCAGGCGGCCACCCAGGAGGCCGTGTTCGCGGGAGGCTGCTTCTGGTGCCTGGAGCACGATCTCGAAACTCAGCCAGGTGTGCTGGAGGCGGTGAGCGGCTACAGCGGTGGCTCCCTGGCCCAGCCCACCTACAAAAGGGTGTCCGCCGGCGGCACGGGACATCAGGAAAGCGTTCTGGTGCGCTTCGATGATCGGCGCATCAGTTACGCCACCCTGCTGCGCGCCTTCTGGCGCAATGTGGACCCCTTCGACCGGGGCGGCCAGTTCTGCGATCGCGGTGATTCCTACCGGCCGGTGATCTTCACCAAAGGGGCGGAGCAGGCCAACCTTGCCCAGGCCAGCCTCAAGGCGGCGGCCGCAGAGCTGGGCCGGCCGGTCTCGGCCCTGAAGGTGGAGATCAAGCCGCTGCAGCGCTTCTGGCCGGCGGAGGGCTACCACCAGAACTATGCCGATCGCAATGCGGTCAAATACAACTACTACCGCTGGTCCTGCGGCCGCGACCGCCGCCTGGATGCCGTGTGGGGCAAGCGAGCCCGTGGCTCTTCGGCCTGGAGCTCCCGCTGA
- the purC gene encoding phosphoribosylaminoimidazolesuccinocarboxamide synthase: MTAYSLGALLHEGKAKRVFATDQADLVAVEFKDDATAFNAQKKASLQGKGSLNCRISALIFERLDAAGIPTHYRGVGEDRWMLVRPVDVIPLEVVLRNLAAGSLCRQMPIAAGTPLQPALLDLYYKDDALGDPLLTEARLERLELVTPEQRRAIEALARRINDVLLTLFLEADLQLVDFKIELGLAADGTLLLADEISPDTCRLWDLRAGGEDPSDERILDKDRFRRDLGGVIEAYGEVLKRVQGVCPSPRFYR; encoded by the coding sequence ATGACTGCCTACTCCCTCGGGGCCCTGTTGCACGAAGGCAAGGCCAAACGGGTGTTTGCCACCGACCAGGCCGATCTGGTCGCGGTCGAGTTCAAGGACGACGCCACGGCGTTCAACGCCCAGAAAAAAGCCTCCCTGCAGGGCAAGGGCTCGCTCAACTGCCGCATCTCGGCCCTGATCTTCGAGCGGCTGGACGCGGCCGGGATTCCGACCCACTACCGCGGCGTGGGTGAAGACCGCTGGATGCTGGTGCGGCCGGTTGATGTGATCCCGCTGGAAGTGGTGCTCCGCAACCTGGCCGCCGGTTCGCTGTGCCGGCAGATGCCGATCGCGGCTGGCACGCCGTTGCAACCGGCCCTGCTGGATCTCTATTACAAGGACGATGCCCTGGGTGATCCCTTGCTCACCGAAGCCCGGCTGGAACGGCTGGAGTTGGTGACTCCCGAGCAGCGCCGGGCGATCGAAGCTCTGGCCCGTCGCATCAACGACGTCCTGTTGACCTTGTTCCTCGAGGCAGATCTGCAGTTGGTGGATTTCAAGATCGAGCTGGGCCTGGCGGCCGATGGAACCCTGCTGCTGGCCGACGAGATCAGTCCGGATACCTGCCGCCTCTGGGACCTCCGCGCCGGTGGTGAGGACCCCAGTGATGAGCGGATCCTCGACAAGGATCGCTTCCGCCGCGACCTCGGTGGCGTGATCGAGGCCTACGGGGAGGTCCTCAAACGGGTCCAAGGGGTCTGTCCTTCACCGCGCTTCTACCGGTAA
- the lpxB gene encoding lipid-A-disaccharide synthase — MTRLLISTGEVSGDLQGSLLIQALHQEAAERGLDLEIVALGGDRMRRAGAKLLADTASLGAIGLWEAVPLIWPTLRLQHRLRQWLRLHPLDGVVLIDYMGANVNLGLRLKRDRPQVPITYYIAPQEWAFRLGDGGTTRLIGFSDRILAIFPEEARFYAEHGARVTWVGHPLLDTLGSQPGRAEARRLLGLAETVPVLLLLPASRRQELRYLLPEMAAAAAELQRRHPDLQVLVSTGLPGFEPLLEEACRIEGLRARVIPACEADALKPALCAAADLALTKSGTANLELALRGVPQVVVYRVSRVTAAVAKHLLRFNVPHISPVNLVLQERLVPELLQEDFSCDALIREAEILLDPDSEARQRLLEGYGRLRRTLGEPGVTRRAAVAILDQIPQGSPPLPVSA, encoded by the coding sequence ATGACGCGTCTGTTGATCAGCACCGGGGAGGTGTCTGGCGATCTGCAGGGGTCGCTGTTGATCCAGGCCCTGCATCAGGAGGCTGCTGAACGAGGGCTTGATCTCGAGATCGTGGCCCTCGGTGGTGACCGCATGCGCCGCGCCGGTGCCAAGCTGTTGGCGGATACTGCCTCTCTCGGCGCGATCGGGCTGTGGGAGGCGGTGCCGCTGATCTGGCCCACCCTGCGTCTGCAGCATCGCCTGCGGCAGTGGCTTCGTCTCCATCCCCTCGATGGTGTGGTGCTGATCGATTACATGGGTGCCAACGTGAATCTGGGCCTGCGGCTCAAGCGCGACAGGCCCCAGGTGCCGATCACCTATTACATCGCTCCCCAAGAGTGGGCGTTTCGACTGGGGGACGGGGGGACGACCCGGTTGATCGGCTTCAGCGATCGGATTCTGGCGATCTTCCCTGAGGAGGCCCGCTTCTATGCCGAGCACGGTGCCCGGGTCACCTGGGTGGGCCATCCCCTGCTGGACACCCTTGGCAGCCAGCCTGGCCGTGCGGAGGCCCGTCGTCTGCTGGGATTGGCGGAGACGGTGCCGGTGCTGCTTCTGTTGCCCGCCTCCCGCCGCCAGGAGCTGCGCTACCTGCTACCGGAGATGGCGGCGGCGGCAGCGGAGCTGCAGCGGCGCCATCCTGATCTGCAGGTGTTGGTGTCAACTGGGTTGCCTGGCTTCGAGCCATTGCTGGAGGAGGCCTGCAGGATTGAGGGGCTGCGGGCCCGCGTCATTCCCGCCTGCGAGGCCGATGCGCTCAAGCCTGCCCTTTGTGCCGCGGCCGATCTGGCCCTCACCAAATCCGGCACGGCCAACCTGGAGCTGGCCCTGCGGGGGGTGCCGCAGGTGGTGGTCTACCGGGTCAGCCGCGTCACCGCCGCGGTGGCCAAGCACCTGCTGCGTTTCAACGTTCCCCACATCTCGCCGGTGAATCTGGTGCTCCAGGAGCGTCTGGTGCCGGAGCTGCTGCAGGAGGACTTCAGCTGTGACGCGTTGATCCGCGAGGCGGAGATCCTGCTGGATCCTGACAGCGAGGCCCGCCAGCGTCTCCTGGAAGGCTATGGGCGGCTGCGTCGCACCCTCGGGGAGCCGGGCGTGACCCGCCGGGCTGCCGTGGCCATCCTCGATCAGATCCCCCAGGGAAGCCCGCCGCTCCCCGTGTCGGCCTGA
- the lpxA gene encoding acyl-ACP--UDP-N-acetylglucosamine O-acyltransferase produces the protein MTSSAMATLVHPTAVVDPRAQLGEGVEIGPYAVIGPDVQLGEGCRVGPHVVIDGRVRLGARNRIFPGACIGLEPQDLKYSGDPTEVVMGDDNTIRECVTINRATAGQECTRLGSGNLLMAYSHIGHNCVLGDRIVIANGVAVAGHVEIGDRAVIGGVLGIHQFVHIGKLAMVGGMSRIDRDVPPFMMVEGHPGRVRGLNRVGLRRSGLADHDDGAQLRQLQEIWTLIYRSDRVLAEALKAARQLSLLGAPRELCDFLEASIGPGRRGPLPAQR, from the coding sequence ATGACCAGCTCAGCCATGGCGACATTGGTCCATCCCACGGCCGTGGTGGATCCCCGGGCCCAGTTGGGGGAAGGGGTCGAGATCGGTCCTTATGCCGTGATCGGTCCGGACGTGCAGCTCGGCGAGGGTTGCCGCGTCGGTCCCCACGTGGTGATCGACGGACGGGTGCGGCTGGGAGCTCGCAACCGCATCTTCCCCGGTGCCTGCATCGGCCTCGAGCCCCAGGACCTCAAGTACTCCGGCGACCCCACCGAGGTGGTCATGGGTGACGACAACACCATCCGGGAGTGCGTCACCATCAACCGCGCCACGGCGGGCCAGGAATGCACCCGTCTCGGCAGCGGCAACCTGCTGATGGCGTACAGCCACATCGGCCATAACTGCGTGCTTGGGGACCGGATCGTGATCGCCAATGGTGTGGCCGTGGCCGGTCATGTGGAGATCGGCGATCGGGCCGTGATCGGCGGCGTGCTCGGCATCCACCAGTTCGTGCACATCGGCAAGCTCGCCATGGTGGGTGGCATGAGCCGCATCGACAGGGATGTGCCGCCCTTCATGATGGTGGAGGGACATCCCGGTCGGGTGCGCGGTCTCAATCGTGTCGGCCTGCGGCGCAGTGGCCTGGCTGATCACGACGACGGTGCTCAGCTGCGGCAGCTCCAGGAGATCTGGACCCTGATCTACCGCAGCGATCGGGTGCTGGCGGAGGCCCTCAAGGCTGCGCGGCAGCTCTCCCTGCTGGGGGCGCCAAGGGAACTCTGCGACTTCCTGGAGGCCTCGATCGGCCCGGGCCGCCGCGGCCCCCTGCCGGCGCAGCGCTGA